The following are encoded together in the Equus przewalskii isolate Varuska chromosome 14, EquPr2, whole genome shotgun sequence genome:
- the MRPL35 gene encoding large ribosomal subunit protein bL35m encodes MPLCPEAFRPNAAAVGRGSKMAAPAFAGAVRAVSGILRPLNVLASSAYRNCAKNACLGSALSTRHFSPLQTPVVSSAPRLITCVRNLTCGHTATVFNRVAPLLPNILKLPVRTVTYFSSRKGKRKTVKAVIYRFLRLHSGLWLRRKAGYKKKLWKKTTARKRRLREFVFCNKTQSKLLDKMTTSFWKRRNWYADDPYQKYHDRTNLKV; translated from the exons ATGCCCCTTTGCCCTGAAGCTTTTAGACCCAATGCGGCTGCCGTAGGACGGGGTAGCAAGATGGCGGCCCCTGCTTTTGCCGGTGCCGTGAGAGCTGTGTCAG GAATCTTACGGCCCCTGAATGTTTTGGCGTCTTCAGCCTATCGAAACTGTGCCAAGAATGCCTGTCTCGGTTCTGCACTGTCCACCCGACATTTTAGTCCTCTTCAGACACCGGTTGTTTCCTCTGCTCCCAGACTCATCACATGTGTCAGAAACCTGACATGCGGGCATACTGCAACAGTCTTCAATAG agTGGCCCCCTTGCTTCCAAATATCCTGAAGCTGCCAGTCAGAACTGTAACCTACTTCAGTTCGCgaaaaggcaagagaaagacTGTGAAAGCTGTCATCTATAGGTTTCTTCGACTTCATTCTGGCCTGTGGCTACGGAGGAAG GCTGgttataagaaaaaattatggaaaaagacGACTGCAAGAAAAAGACGCTTAAGGGAGTTTGTGTTCTGCAATAAAACTCAAAGTAAGCTCTTAGATAAAATGACAACGTCCTTCTGGAAGAGGCGAAACTGGTATGCTGATGATCCTTATCAGAAGTATCATGATCGGACAAACCTGAAAGTATAG